AGGGAGAATCTAAGGCTACAATCtcttggatcctagggggttcgGGTCCCTCCTTAGGGCTGGATTCATCTACGTACTGCCTGAATCCATGAGCAAATGCActctggagcagagaaggccaagtcctacGCTTAGTCCCATATTCTTCGAAGATAGAGGATCTAAAGTTTAGCGTGTTATCAACTACAATGGTGCCTTTGGGATAGCTGTGGTCATtgcgtaccaccaaatgatccacgcaTTGGAGGAGGGTTACGTTTAGATCTGGATCGGAGGGATGGCGGCTAACGAGCTGGTTAGGATTAAAACGTATTAACCTAAAGCTGGCAGCAACTCGATCTAACTCTCTAaagaggtatgggttaccttggccggaggggccgactaCTACCCTAGACGCAACTCGGTCAGTATCGGGCCCCTGATTGGCTTCAAGAGCTTGTCTTTTTTGCATAGGTGGCGCCACATCTTATTCCTCTTCAGTGTCCTCAATGGATGACAAGGCCTTTTGAGAAGAGGGAAGCTCGAGGATAATAGGTAGTGGAGCTCCAGTCCTCAGAGCTAATGTCCGACCCTCGCCGATCAACTTGCATGCCAACATGGTGGTATCATTCATGACCTGGCGATAATCTTTTTCCCTGGGAGGGAGACGGGACAAAGTCttgtactgacccccgagggtctcaGATCGTTCCGTCCTCGCGAATATAGTTGCACAAGGaacaaacttaataaaaatatatatataaaaaattatttacaatgAAAGGGATAAAAATTCACGTGCTAAGTTtacaaagatagaagacttatgAGGTTGGTTAAAGTAGCGATATTCGCAATTTCTAaacccattcaacataaagaatgaATCTTTATAGTTAtttggatggctggggagctcgatgacGGGAGCGGAGTTCAAAAAATGAGTaaggtagtagaatccatcacctcgccccttctggtcAGGACtcgctttgaggcagaagaaatataaaatgtcttatgtagtggggacctcccactcatgcctcaggaACAGATATTTCAGTCCTGCAAAAAATctgtaagaatttggggggagctggaagggagccaactTGACGTAGTTTAAAAAATCTACGAAGTATTGGTCAAATGGAAGGAAAGCaccagccttcaggtgctcatcactccaagccccataaTCGTCTTAGAAGGGGGCACAGCTCCGCTCTCCTTCAAAGGTAGGTCGGGCGAGGAGACTGCTAGCTCCCAGCTCGATATTATGACTCATCATAATTTTTTTACTCTCCCCTGAGTCGTTATCTTTGAGACTATATCTTCAGCCTTGAAGAAAGCATTGGGGTTGAAGACAGCTTCCCTCTCCACCACATGACCAAAATGTGGGATAGGAGATTCGGAGGCGACCTGTTTGCCTTTGTCCTTGTGctgggtagatgagctcgcgACGGTCTTCTTTGGAGGTGCCATAATTCAGATCGCTTGACGACAAAGTAGgttagttagtaggcgacctaagatggtctATAACTATGGTCGTGGAGGCACGGAGGACGAAAGAAACTACTTTCAACATTTGAAAGTTTATACGAGCTAAGCTTTGACATAATCTCAACGCGTGGTTCCACGCGATATCCTAGGCCACGCGCATCGATTTCCTAAAATCCCCAGATACTTCAGAATCTACGTGTCAGAACTGTCAGGCCCACTTCTTTCCTTTGgaaagcagtttaatgcaaaaccgcctaaggagttgtaacccctaagctatctaggattaaacctaaaaccccttcggTTTCTATACCCCAAACATGTATTCTTCAAACCGATTTTCCATTAGGGTTTTCCCAAATTAACCCAGGAAGTTGCCCAGATTTGTGAATGTCTTATTCCTAAAACAAGTTTGGGTTCATTCATGAAGCCTAAACCCAAAACCCATTTCCTATTGGCACCCAGAAACAGCCTAACGATACTAAACATTGAACATATTCAaagtagaaataaaaaaaaaatcaaacaagggGATGAAGTACTTACAGAGAATATGTTCGAGTCAGAGAATGTGGTTGTATGGCCAAAGAAAACTCATTGAAAGCTTGTGGAGAACTAAAAGACAATGACAATTTCTAGGGATTctggagaagaagaaaggaagttTGAGTGTTTGAAAAGggaaactttttgaatgcaaaggtggtgatgTCTTAGGAccgatcaccctatttatacgtaaactacagAAATCAttttgggccatccaattgggttagctcgagatacaaaggccaagattaaatagaccagatGGCGGCAAcaagttgacaggacagttgtttcagtcctcgaaacccgaacagacgccaatcacaGGAAGCCACGTGCCCAGTACTTAAGTAGTAGACAGGCACGATTTTATGTGatggaagtctaaaagcccctactgtgtacatcagaaagtgatgacatcaaacacgagcaggagcttagggggaaaatgttgtaccctaagtTTAGCACGAATTCactcactcagctcgggtacaactggcaggtaaatacgtggaaaaataaccaagtagaatatctggttattaaccatgtgagcaCCTCGAGACTCGTAGTGGTCAAACCCAGTATTAGGCATCCTGGATTTATTATGAGCTGGGAGTCAGATAACTATCAAGCACTAGCTCAGAGTCAGATAGTTGTCAAGCTTGAGCTTATGTTTGATATTCAGCTTGCGAGGACCTAGATataatgcatactgaaggatcctaaGAGACTCGGGGATtatttatacgctcattaatgaccaggcggtataatatttatgtcatttattaccCAAGATATCAGGAGCGTGTTTAtcatgttatcaaatcatatcccaacataaatgggaataatctgcattaattatataccatatataaTTACGCAGTTCTTTtaacacggttacccaaacttgtccatggaattctcctataaatactaggaatattggacaggaaaggatAGGATAGTCGgtattaccgaaactctgccaaaatagagagagaaacaataataatatagactaggtggattttaaccactgaactacgtaaaagttctgtgcttTTGAGTGAGTTCTTGTTATTTTCATTGCAGTTTACtatcaagcactaatctacccattttatttcttaatatactgttggcgaaaaatcgcatcAACATTATCCTATTGAATTTGGTTGGGGTTTCAACTCTTCTGTGGGACTTTATGATGGAATTGTCATTAATTTGTTAGGCATATCTCTTATTCATCTCAACAATTTTATTGATTGACCAATTATAATTTTAATGTCAGAAAATTGACAATCTATAAATGCCGAGAACCATTATAAATGGTTATATAATAGTTTTGGAAAGATATTATTTGTTATTGTAGGTAACCATGGATAGAGAAAAGTCACAGGACATTTTGTTTGCACTGAATTCACACGAGAGTGAAGTGAAAGAATTGAAGCAGGAAATTGCATCTCTTATCTCTTAGACATGGTGTTTCTCAGTTTCATTTGGGCGAGGttagagaagaagaggaggccaATTCCTTCCAATTTTTTTTGGATAAGGTATCTCTGCTAATGAGTGAATGTAACCTTTTGAGTGAGAAATTGAGTAATTCAGTGGATGGTGCAAATGTAGATAGGGTGGGGTTGCATTGTTTGGAAGAGTGTGTACATAAATGTAGTGTTAGAATGACACCGATGAATTTGGGAAAGGATCCGTTATCAGAATCAAAAAGAGTAAAAGTAGAGTTGGAGGTACATAATCTTTCTTTTGTTGATGCGGGGGCTGAAAATTTGCTAGTTGAGTTGGAGAAGGTTTGTTTAGTTGATTTCAATGAGAGAAGTGGAGTGTATAAGGTGCCTCGGGTGCTTCCTTGAGTTGATTTGAGTGTAGAAATTGGAGAGGGAATTTTCAATGTTAGTACTTGTAATGTAGAAATGAATGATTCAAAGTCTAATGGTGTTGATGGTAATAGTTTGAATGAGAATACTTTATTTCATCCTAAAGAGGGATGGGAGAAGAGTGTTGTATCTAATGATAATGAGAAAATTTCATTTAGTAATGATTGTTGTGGTTGTTTAGAAGGGAACGATTTATCTTTCCAATTGGATAAATTAACAGATATTGTTAGTGGGAGCAAATGTTGTGATATAATTTCATTGTCGACGACCAATGATAAGATAAATTGGCACTTTGAGGATGAGAAgaatttgtttttaaaatttggaGTAGTGGTTTTGATTGTGATATGTACGATATTGAAGACAGGGAAGTTGAGAGAATTGTTGTGCATGTATTgttgattaatattttttattactaAATTTAGATGAATACATTTAGTTGGAatgatttataatatttattagaaTCCGGAAAACTTGTGGTTTCTTTAATTTAGGATACTTTGAATTATGGTTGCATTGGTGGAGGCCTATTAAGTCGTACAAGATGGTCAAATGAGGAGTTTTTGAATCATTCAGAGAAAATATTGTTGAAGTATGTGATGTAATCGAAATTGCCTCCAGAGTAAGTGTATAGTTATTTTGTATTTAAATATTTGGTGATGTTATGAGTTGAATAATTGATATAATTTTTTGTACTCATTTCAATGTAGTAGGGAGATAGTTTTTTTGGGAGACAAAGTAGTTAGACGGAGGTCTGATATTTTTACTTTGGGAGATAAACAACTTTTCAGCACTAGAGGAAGgatgtttaattattaattgtaatgccccggattccctattgtgatttagcggctggatttgtaggccgggagggccataattgcttaattacgctattaaatgtgtttatgcatatttatgagaattatattatagtataatgttaattgtatgcatgtcggtgatatatgttgagaccacattatgatgtgggtttgttcgagctgttcgacatgagacgatcgtagattattgattagcggtttagtcacaacaggattaagtgtcgggacttgggttgagtctcggggtgattttgatgattagagcgttaccgggaaataaagggtaacgggatgtgaattattggtgtttatgattttggagaataacgagaattggagagcgttaattatgattaacgagtttggaggaaagtaccaaaaatgcccttaggagcctttagaaagtattaaatgacctaggggtaaaatggacatttcacccctaggatagatataaccttatttagctggaaaaggtgatggaaaaacagagtatgttttagagttctcccgtacctcatTTTTCttactgttctttgtggttttttgagccaactttgaggattctagcttgggaagcaagccttggaagtttgggagtgtgttccactattgaaggccatcataagccaagctttgggtaagtttctaaccatagtttctctggtttgctctgttttggttttgttttgcagctgaaatgtttaggctgaattcatgggttttgttgggagttttggctagggttctcatgcttgtgatgtttggggtatgttgggatggtttttgggtccatttggcatcaagaataggctttggaagcttgggaatcgagttagaaacgaaggagatgaagaaggtcggttcagggaggttttgggctggaggtagcgctacagcgcccaccctagggcgctatagcgctcctcaggaggctttctggtgcTTGGGAgtttctgagtatagcgctatggcgctaggggttgagcgctaccctgttccttccaaaccccgttttgagtgtttttaagggtttttgacttggggtttcaatccttaaggcccgggatcgattctactcaccgtgtgggcatgtttcgaggtcccgagggtggtgcttgggttaagaccctattattgtggattctcattaatggaggttataattggttgtgattaggtaaccgctaaggaactaaaagaccgatcgttctcaggggtcgtctttatcatacttctcgctcgaacttgaggtaagaaaacagtgtatggttACAGTTGCACcttgtacaggtatatgacatgcatggtttgatattgaggcgtgtTGGTTGAGATATATGAACGTGGATTTCATACTAAATgttaatgaatgctgattacctgtttaagacactgactagtcagggaccgactctaaagtcgatgatcacgcattgaatggctctatggcattaatgcgggaccggccctaaggtcgatgaacttataagcgcttgcctggtctacgaccagaagactatagccaaggtatatgaccccggtgaccgtttgtcacgtggctaagggacgttgtccatagcttcgactctagagtcgtgaggaaggttatgttggtgactaatcaccatgcacctgtcctgatcgaacatatgaaagaatcacctatcagttaagccctggtgaccctatcgtcacatggctagaaggagcgatgctcattattgtgacttttggctaatgTCACCTACTTGTTGGACCGATAGTCctaaatggttattatgatcgttgttgatattacatcatgttttattatgttttcttgctgggccttggctcatgggtgctatgtggtgcaggtaaaggaaaggaaaagtttGGTCAGCCTTGAGCGGAGAGCTTGggtgatgtgatgtacatacagggtcgcttgaccgccacggtcaaggagttctcagagggactaggggtttaccctatttttgccgcttaggccggcggagtttgtaaatttggaactgtagtgaCTCTTTTGTAGTACAAaccacttgtaaacattttgaaaggctcatgagtagtttatttacttaatgaaatgtaccctttcctttttactggttttctaccttaacctgataataacacttagatcacgtttttaaccaaaggactcgggtagcgggtcaaatttccggttcaccattcaccgtaactgttctggggtaaccagggcgttacattaattatttttgaaattgGAGAATTAAGGCTTCTAAATACTGTGAATAATATGTGGCAAAATTTTGAATGTTGAAGGTGAGCCACAAGTCTAGTGTGGACCCAAgtcctatatattttttttgaatggTAATCGGAAATTTCATTAAGCCATATCAAGCAAAATTACATCAATAAAATTATTCGGCGCCGAAGCTAACGAATAAGTGCAACCAACATTCAAGCATGAGGCTCGAGCCAAATGGTGAGCAACACGATTAGCGGATTGcttaacaaaacataaagaaacatTATGTAAACTAGAGACTAGTGCCCTACACTCATCAATACAGAAACCAAACATGGATTGCATCTTAACCGCATTTCTGCAAGCTTGAACTGTGACTAAACTATCTGACTCGACAACTACATCAGTGAGACCAGTAGCTTTAATCTAACTCAGAACCTCCCTTACACCAATCGCCTCAGCAAGAATAGGATCAATATTCCCAACTTTGCTCACTGTATGAGCACTGAGAAGAGTAGCAGAGGCATCCCTAACCACCCAACCATAGCCAAACGTATTGAGATCAGGAAAGACAGCTGCATCAATGTTGATTTTGATCTTGTTTCCCCCTGGTGTGGACCAATGCTCAGCCCCTTCCCCTGGATGTAGCAATAACAGAGAGGGAATGAATGTTTTATCATGAGCATATCTCCATTGATCAAAATTACCTCTAGCCAACGCGATAACTTCTTTCACAGATCTATTTGTATCCTTCCAAACTTTCTCATTTCTAACCTGCCATAATGCCCAGCACACCATAACCGCCATATGCCTCATATCGTCCCCCCAAACTTTAAAACGGTCTTGCAGCCACCCACCAAACGAGTTGTCCCCGATTGCAACAACTGGTAAACCAGCAAACCACCAGCAAGCCATGGCGAAAGAGCAGCCCACCAGACAGTGGGGAATGGTTTCCGCATAACGTGAACATATTGGACATAAAGAAGAAGGGAGGGTTATCTTGCGATAGCCAAGTTGGAACCTTGTTGGGAGACAATTTGAAGCAGCCCTCCAGATAAGGTCCTTCACTTTAGGTGGAATTTTTAGATTCCATAAATCCTTCCAGAAACCAGAATTATTATCACTATGAACAACCCCTTTCAACTCTTGAGTAATACGATAGGCACTCTTGACTGAATAGATACCAGAGTGTTCACCCTTCCATTGCCAACAGTCTTCCATAACAGATTCAAACAAAGGGATATTTAGAATTAAATTTTGCTCACTTATTGTGAACATGTCCTTGATTACATCTTCATCCCAAGCATTTTTCTTCAGTCTTCATCAAGTTGTTGACAAACTTCCCCTGTAACCCCGGATGAATAGACATAACAAAAGGTTAAGCACGATCCGGAAGCCAAGGGTCTCCCAGAATGCTAATATTTTCTCCTGAACCTATTGCCATTGTACCACCCTTTCTAATAAAATCTTGGGCTGCAAGGATACTTTTCCAGATGAAACTAGGATTATTCCCCAATTCCGCTCCAAGGAAAGAACCCTTAGGATAGTAACGGACTTTAAACACACAGCTGACCAACGAATCTTTCCGCACATGGAGTCTCCACCCTTGCTTTCCTAAAAGAGCAATATTGAAATCATGTAACCGTCGAAAACCAAGTCCGCCAAATATTTAGGTTCACATAAACGATCCCATCTCATCCAATTTATGCCCCTGCTTTGCTTGGCGTTTGACCTCTAGCAGTAATTACACATTAGTTGCTCCAACTCATGACACATTCCTTTAGGCAGCAAAAAGACACTCATAGCATAATTTGGAATCGCTTGAGCTACTGTTTTGATAAGAATTTCTTTCCCTGCCCGAGATAAATATCTCCCATTCCAATTTTCTATCCGTTTCCTCAATTTATCCTTGAGAAAACCAAGCACAGCAGATTTAGAACGACTCATCGTGTTAGGAAATCCCAAATATAGACAATGAGCATCAGCCTCCGTCATACCCAAGATGGAACACATCCGAAGTTTAACATCCTTCTTGGTGTTTTTACTGAAAAAAATAGAAGATTTAGAGAGATTGATCTTCTGGCCTGAAGCACATTGAAAACACTTGAGGAGGTTCAAGACTTGAATAGCTTCATCCTCCAACGCACGACAGTACAAGTAGCTATCATCTACGAAAAACATATGAGATATACTGGGTGCGCCTCTAGCAACACGACACCCATGTATTAATTGTCTACGAACAAACTTATTAATAAGGGCAGATAAACCTTCGGCgcaaagaataaataaatagggGGATAATGGATCCCCTTGCTGAATCCCTCGAGTAGGGATAATAGGTCCCATTGAACAACCTCTGGCCTGAATCCAATATTTCATCGATGTAACCGAATTCATAACCAGTTTGACCCACCATCGATCAAAACCCAATTTCAATAGCATAGCTTCCAAAAAAGGCCACTTAATCCTATCATAGGCCTTGCTCATGTTGAGCTTCAACGCCATCTGACCAACTTTTCCAGTGCTCTTTCTTTTGAGGTAGTGCATGATCTCAAATGAGACCATAATATTATCGGTAATCAATCGACCCGGGATAAATGCACTTTGAGAAGCCGAGACAATAGTATCCAGCACCTTCTTCAGTCTATTTGCAAGAACTTTAGAAATGACTTTAAAATCCACATTGCAAAGAGAAATAGGCCTCAAATCTCCCATGGTGACCGGGGTCTTCTTCTTAGGGATCAAAATAAAGTTTGTATCATTTAAACCACTAGGGACTTCAGCTGTTTGAAAGAAGTGTTGTACTAGAATAACAATATCATTACCTACCATAGACCAACACTTTTGATAGAATCCAGGGGTCATCCCATCTGGACCTGGGGACTTATCAGGGTGCATCTGAAACAGCGAAAGTCGCACCTCTTCCTCAGAAACTGGACTCAACAACTCTGTATTCATTTCTGTGGTAACAGAGTGCTCAATACAATTCACAACATCAGAACAATCCATAGAAGAGGATGAAAACAAAACAGTGAAGTAACAGACCATAATATCTTTCAACCCCGAATCCCAATCAAACCACCGACCCTGTTCGTCTTGTAGCTTATGAATTGTGTTGTGTTTTTTCCTAGTACTCGCAGAGGCATGAAAGTACTTACTATTCTGATCCCCTTCTTTGAGCCACAGCTGTTTAGATCTTTGTTTCCAGAAGACTTCACGCTTGGTCAATTaggattgcagaggcaggaggaagagatcaggtatttgaagcaacagcggaatctgttggggagtacctcttcctttgctatgccaggggtggcatcagtttcagctcagcctagggttgagaatagatgggaatttctctgtggaagattcctgaagttttatcctccaatctttgagggaggcctagatccattcagagctgagcaatggatgggcatgatcagctccattcttgatagtatgggaatggtaggtcatgatagagtgatctgtgctacatgtgtactgcgggatgatgcccggacatggtgggaggtagtatctcagacacgagacacagctgtgatggactggaaagagtttaggtagctgtttaatgagaagtattactgtgaCGTAGCTAAGACTgtcaagatgaatgagtttctgaatcttgttcagggcaaTACAttagtgaccgagtatgttactaaatttgatgggttggccaagtttgccttagacatggtacccacagatatagctcggaaagaaagatttattcaggggttgaatcctggaatagctcagggcattagagttgc
This genomic interval from Humulus lupulus chromosome 8, drHumLupu1.1, whole genome shotgun sequence contains the following:
- the LOC133795583 gene encoding uncharacterized protein LOC133795583 is translated as MEDCWQWKGEHSGIYSVKSAYRITQELKGVVHSDNNSGFWKDLWNLKIPPKVKDLIWRAASNCLPTRFQLGYRKITLPSSLCPICSRYAETIPHCLVGCSFAMACWWFAGLPVVAIGDNSFGGWLQDRFKVWGDDMRHMAVMVCWALWQVRNEKVWKDTNRSVKEVIALARGNFDQWRYAHDKTFIPSLLLLHPGEGAEHWSTPGGNKIKINIDAAVFPDLNTFGYGWVVRDASATLLSAHTVSKVGNIDPILAEAIGVREVLS